The Streptomyces sp. Mut1 genome window below encodes:
- a CDS encoding metal-sulfur cluster assembly factor, translating into MSDNETVTTKPASEEEVREALYDVVDPELGIDVVNLGLIYGIHIDDANIATLDMTLTSAACPLTDVIEDQARSATDGIVNELRINWVWMPPWGPDKITDDGREQLRALGFNV; encoded by the coding sequence ATGAGCGACAACGAGACCGTGACCACCAAGCCGGCTTCCGAGGAGGAGGTCCGCGAGGCGCTGTACGACGTGGTCGACCCCGAGCTGGGCATCGACGTCGTCAACCTGGGGCTGATCTACGGCATCCACATCGACGACGCCAACATCGCCACCCTCGACATGACCCTGACGTCCGCGGCCTGTCCGCTGACCGACGTCATCGAGGACCAGGCGCGCTCCGCGACGGACGGCATCGTCAACGAACTCCGGATCAACTGGGTCTGGATGCCGCCGTGGGGCCCCGACAAGATCACGGACGACGGCCGCGAGCAGCTGCGCGCGCTGGGCTTCAACGTCTGA
- a CDS encoding TetR/AcrR family transcriptional regulator — protein sequence MARRYDPERRGRIIDAAIRVVGERGIAGLSHRSVAAEADVPLGSTTYHFASLDELLIAALRRSNENFAAVMRESRALADPAADLAAELARLLGQFFAAGRGRAELEYELYLAALRRPALRPVAAEWTDATAALLQPRTGPATARALVALMDGICLQVLLTGGAYDEAYAREMLGRVAR from the coding sequence ATGGCACGGCGGTACGACCCCGAGCGGCGCGGCCGGATCATCGACGCGGCGATCCGGGTGGTCGGCGAACGGGGCATCGCCGGGCTCAGCCACCGCTCGGTCGCCGCGGAAGCCGACGTGCCGCTCGGCTCGACCACGTACCACTTCGCCTCGCTCGACGAGCTGCTGATCGCCGCGCTGCGCAGGTCCAACGAGAACTTCGCCGCCGTCATGCGCGAGAGCCGTGCCCTCGCCGACCCGGCCGCCGACCTCGCGGCCGAACTCGCCCGCCTGCTCGGCCAGTTCTTCGCCGCGGGCCGGGGCCGGGCGGAGCTGGAGTACGAGCTCTACCTCGCCGCCCTGCGCAGACCCGCGCTGCGGCCGGTCGCCGCCGAGTGGACCGACGCCACCGCCGCCCTGCTCCAGCCGCGCACCGGCCCGGCCACCGCGCGGGCCCTGGTCGCTCTGATGGACGGCATCTGCCTCCAGGTGCTGCTCACCGGAGGCGCGTACGACGAGGCGTACGCGCGGGAGATGCTGGGCCGGGTCGCGCGCTGA
- a CDS encoding DMT family transporter, producing MGYGLLAAAIAAEVAGTTAMKYSEGFTRLWPSLITVAGYLLAFSLLAQTLKTLSVGTAYAIWAGVGTAAVALIGMVFLGESAGPVKAAGILLVIAGVVVLNLGGAH from the coding sequence ATGGGATACGGACTGCTCGCCGCGGCCATCGCCGCCGAGGTGGCGGGGACCACCGCCATGAAGTACAGCGAGGGATTCACCCGGCTCTGGCCCTCGCTGATCACCGTCGCCGGCTATCTGCTGGCCTTCTCGCTGCTCGCCCAGACGCTCAAGACGCTGTCGGTGGGGACCGCCTACGCGATCTGGGCCGGTGTCGGCACCGCCGCCGTCGCCCTCATCGGCATGGTGTTCCTGGGGGAGTCCGCGGGACCGGTCAAGGCGGCCGGCATCCTGCTCGTCATCGCCGGTGTGGTGGTGCTCAACCTGGGCGGGGCGCACTGA
- the dapA gene encoding 4-hydroxy-tetrahydrodipicolinate synthase — translation MTPFTPATPSRPRPFGRALCAMITPFTADGALDPDAAAAHAAALVAGGCDGLVLSGTTGESPTTSDAEKATLLRVVREAVGPDVPLVAGVGTSDTRHTVELSRQAERAGADGLLVVTPYYSRPPQAAVEAHFRRVADAAGLPVMLYDIPGRTGTRVETGTMLRLAEHPRIVAVKDCSQDLLGATRVIAAGGLAYYSGCEELNLPLYAVGGAGYVSTVANVVPGRMRAVLDAFDAGDTAGAARLNGRLAPLTALMMASGLPGTVTAKALLAAGPVREPLQPAGREASDGLREAYGELLAAA, via the coding sequence ATGACGCCTTTCACGCCTGCCACGCCTTCGCGCCCGCGCCCCTTCGGCCGCGCCCTCTGCGCCATGATCACGCCGTTCACCGCCGATGGGGCGCTCGACCCGGACGCGGCGGCCGCGCACGCCGCCGCACTGGTCGCGGGCGGCTGCGACGGGCTGGTGCTGAGCGGCACCACCGGGGAGTCACCGACCACCTCCGACGCGGAGAAGGCGACGCTGCTGCGGGTGGTCCGGGAGGCGGTCGGCCCGGATGTGCCGCTGGTCGCGGGCGTCGGCACCTCGGACACCCGGCACACCGTGGAGCTGTCCCGGCAGGCCGAACGGGCGGGCGCCGACGGACTCCTCGTGGTGACCCCGTACTACAGCAGGCCCCCGCAGGCCGCCGTGGAGGCGCACTTCCGCAGGGTCGCGGACGCGGCGGGCCTGCCCGTGATGCTGTACGACATCCCGGGCCGCACGGGCACCCGCGTCGAGACCGGAACCATGCTGCGGCTGGCAGAGCACCCGCGCATCGTGGCGGTGAAGGACTGCTCGCAGGATCTGCTCGGGGCGACGCGGGTGATCGCCGCGGGCGGGCTCGCGTACTACTCGGGCTGCGAGGAGCTGAATCTGCCGCTGTACGCGGTGGGCGGCGCGGGCTACGTCAGCACGGTCGCCAATGTGGTGCCCGGCCGGATGCGGGCCGTGCTGGACGCCTTCGACGCCGGGGACACGGCCGGGGCCGCCCGGCTCAACGGCCGGCTGGCTCCGCTCACCGCGCTGATGATGGCGTCCGGACTGCCGGGCACGGTCACGGCGAAGGCGCTGCTGGCCGCGGGCCCGGTCCGCGAACCGCTGCAGCCCGCCGGGCGCGAGGCGTCCGACGGGCTGCGCGAGGCGTACGGGGAACTCCTCGCCGCCGCCTAG
- the dapD gene encoding 2,3,4,5-tetrahydropyridine-2,6-dicarboxylate N-succinyltransferase, whose protein sequence is MTDTTSTRTTGAVAAGLATIAGDGSVLDTWFPAPELSAEPGPAGTERLTPDLAVNLLGEGAAKAIGVDARRGVEVVAVRTVIASLDDKPLDAHDVYLRLHLLSHRLVRPHGQNLDGIFGFLTNVAWTSLGPVAVDDLEKVRLNARADGLHLQVTSVDKFPRMTDYVAPKGVRIADADRVRLGAHLASGTTVMHEGFVNFNAGTLGTSMVEGRISAGVVIGDGSDIGGGASTMGTLSGGGKERIVIGERCLVGAEAGVGIALGDECVVEAGLYVTAGTRVTLPDGQVVKARELSGASNILFRRNSVTGTVEARPNNAVWDGLNDVLHSHN, encoded by the coding sequence ATGACCGACACGACTTCCACCCGTACCACCGGCGCGGTCGCCGCCGGCCTCGCCACCATCGCCGGCGACGGTTCCGTCCTCGACACCTGGTTCCCCGCGCCCGAGCTCTCCGCCGAGCCCGGCCCGGCCGGAACGGAGCGGCTCACCCCCGACCTGGCCGTCAACCTGCTCGGCGAGGGTGCCGCGAAGGCCATCGGCGTGGACGCCCGCCGAGGGGTCGAGGTCGTCGCCGTCCGCACGGTCATCGCCTCGCTGGACGACAAGCCGCTCGACGCCCACGACGTCTACCTGCGCCTGCACCTGCTCTCGCACCGCCTGGTCCGGCCGCACGGGCAGAACCTCGACGGCATCTTCGGCTTCCTCACCAACGTGGCCTGGACCTCGCTCGGCCCGGTCGCCGTGGACGACCTGGAGAAGGTGCGGCTCAACGCCCGCGCCGACGGTCTGCACCTCCAGGTCACCTCCGTCGACAAGTTCCCGCGCATGACGGACTACGTGGCGCCCAAGGGCGTACGGATCGCCGACGCCGACCGGGTGCGGCTCGGCGCGCACCTCGCCTCGGGTACGACCGTGATGCACGAGGGCTTCGTCAACTTCAACGCCGGCACGCTGGGCACGTCCATGGTCGAGGGCCGGATCTCGGCCGGTGTCGTCATCGGTGACGGTTCGGACATCGGTGGCGGCGCCTCCACCATGGGCACGCTCTCCGGCGGCGGCAAGGAGCGCATCGTGATCGGCGAGCGCTGCCTCGTCGGCGCGGAGGCCGGGGTCGGCATCGCGCTCGGTGACGAGTGCGTCGTGGAGGCCGGTCTGTACGTCACCGCCGGTACGCGGGTCACCCTGCCGGACGGTCAGGTCGTCAAGGCCCGCGAACTCTCCGGAGCCTCGAACATCCTCTTCCGCCGCAACTCGGTGACCGGGACCGTCGAGGCCCGCCCGAACAACGCGGTCTGGGACGGCCTCAACGACGTCCTGCACAGCCACAACTAG
- a CDS encoding VOC family protein yields MALRFYQLAVDAHDLPAQARFWCAVLDWQVLFQDEDEIVIGADESALPGICFLPVPEGKEVKNRLHIDLTPDDQAAEVERVIGLGARRADVGQTSEATWVVLTDPEGNEFCVLRPKKTLTD; encoded by the coding sequence ATGGCCCTCCGCTTCTATCAACTCGCCGTCGACGCGCACGACCTGCCCGCCCAGGCCCGGTTCTGGTGCGCCGTCCTGGACTGGCAGGTGCTCTTCCAGGACGAGGACGAGATCGTCATCGGCGCCGACGAGTCCGCCCTGCCCGGCATCTGCTTCCTGCCCGTGCCCGAGGGCAAGGAGGTCAAGAACCGGCTGCACATCGACCTCACCCCGGACGACCAGGCCGCCGAGGTCGAGCGCGTCATCGGGCTCGGTGCCCGGCGCGCCGACGTCGGCCAGACGTCCGAGGCGACCTGGGTGGTGCTGACCGACCCCGAGGGCAACGAGTTCTGCGTACTGCGCCCGAAGAAGACGCTCACCGACTGA
- a CDS encoding winged helix-turn-helix transcriptional regulator, whose protein sequence is MPQRISQADADCAIAQALDVVGDWWTLLIVRDAARGVHRFDALQRELGVSRKVLAERLRLLVDAEVLTREPYQQRPARYEYRLTPRGRALLPVLIALQDWGDTWVRGDGETMATAEESSREAARVHALLGTRVPELTLPRNTGGRQDPVAATPYTVLYFFPGAYARQESYPPGWAEIPGARGCTLESCTYRDRLAEFTAAGATVHGVSAQRPDEQLAFAEAEGLRFPLLSDADLELTAALRLPTFRAGGVSRPKRLTLVVDRNRTVREVLYPVTDIEDSVRAALTTVRGAGVTDTP, encoded by the coding sequence GTGCCCCAGCGCATCAGCCAGGCCGACGCCGACTGCGCGATCGCCCAGGCGCTCGACGTGGTCGGGGACTGGTGGACCCTGCTGATCGTGCGGGACGCGGCACGCGGGGTGCACCGCTTCGACGCGCTCCAGCGGGAACTGGGCGTGTCCCGCAAGGTCCTCGCGGAACGGCTGCGGCTGCTGGTCGACGCGGAGGTGCTCACACGGGAGCCGTACCAGCAACGGCCGGCGCGGTACGAGTACCGGCTGACCCCGCGCGGCCGCGCCCTGCTGCCGGTACTGATCGCGCTCCAGGACTGGGGCGACACCTGGGTGAGGGGAGACGGAGAGACCATGGCGACCGCCGAGGAGTCCTCGCGGGAGGCCGCACGGGTGCACGCCCTGCTGGGCACCCGGGTGCCGGAGCTGACCCTGCCCCGGAACACCGGCGGCCGGCAGGACCCGGTGGCCGCGACCCCGTACACCGTCCTGTACTTCTTCCCCGGGGCCTACGCCCGCCAGGAGTCCTATCCGCCGGGCTGGGCGGAGATCCCCGGCGCCCGGGGCTGCACGCTCGAATCCTGCACCTACCGCGACCGGCTCGCCGAGTTCACCGCGGCGGGCGCGACCGTGCACGGCGTCTCGGCCCAGCGCCCGGACGAGCAGCTGGCGTTCGCCGAGGCGGAGGGGCTGCGCTTCCCGCTCCTGTCGGACGCGGACCTGGAGCTGACCGCCGCGCTGCGCCTGCCGACGTTCCGCGCCGGCGGGGTCAGCAGGCCCAAGCGGCTGACCCTGGTGGTGGACCGCAACCGTACGGTCCGCGAGGTGCTGTACCCGGTCACGGACATCGAGGACAGCGTGCGGGCGGCCCTGACGACGGTCCGGGGCGCGGGCGTCACGGACACCCCGTGA